One Equus quagga isolate Etosha38 chromosome 5, UCLA_HA_Equagga_1.0, whole genome shotgun sequence genomic window carries:
- the PTP4A2 gene encoding protein tyrosine phosphatase type IVA 2: MNRPAPVEISYENMRFLITHNPTNATLNKFTEELKKYGVTTLVRVCDATYDKAPVEKEGIHVLDWPFDDGAPPPNQIVDDWLNLLKTKFREEPGCCVAVHCVAGLGRAPVLVALALIECGMKYEDAVQFIRQKRRGAFNSKQLLYLEKYRPKMRLRFRDTNGHCCVQ, from the exons ATGAACCGTCCAGCCCCTGTGGAGATCTCCTATGAGAACATGCGTTTTCTGATAACTCACAACCCTACCAATGCTACCCTCAACAAGTTCACAGAG GAACTTAAGAAGTATGGAGTGACAACTTTGGTTCGAGTTTGTGACGCTACATATGATAAAGCTCCAGTTGAAAAAGAAGGAATCCATGTTCTA GATTGGCCATTTGATGATGGAGCACCACCCCCTAATCAGATAGTAGATGATTGGCTAAACCTACTAAAAACCAAATTTCGTGAAGAGCCAGGTTGCTGTGTTGCAGTGCATTGTGTTGCAGGATTGGGAAG GGCACCTGTGCTGGTTGCACTTGCTTTGATTGAATGTGGAATGAAGTACGAAGATGCAGTTCAGTTTATAAGACA aaaaagaaggGGAGCATTCAATTCCAAACAGCTGCTTTACCTGGAGAAATACCGACCTAAGATGCGATTGCGCTTCAGAGATACCAATGGGCATTGCTGTGTTCAGTAG